TTCCTccttcacatgcacacacacacacacacacacacacacacacgcacacacacacacacacacacacgcgcacacacaaacacacacacacacacacacacacacacacatgaacacacacacacagacatgaacatacacacacacacacacatgaatatatgaatatgaacacacacacacatacacacacacacacacacacaaacatgaacacacacacacacacacacaaacatgaacacacacacacacacacacacacacacacaaacatgaacacacacaaacacactgaaatGCAACCAGAAACCAGGAACACACTTTCCCAACAAATAACTGCCAAGTGTTGCAGACTGTTGTTGCTATGACGTAGCTAGGTACGTAGTGAATTCACGGTAATACTACTGTAACTGCCCTCGATACAGACTCAGACTGTTGTTGCTATGACGTAGCTAGGTACATAGTGAATTTACGGTAATACTACTGTAACTGCCCTCGATACAGACTCAGACTGTTGTTGCTATGACGTAGCTAGGTACGTAGTGAATTTACGGTAATACTACTGTAACTGCCCTCGGTACAGACTCAGACTGTTGTTGCTATGACGTAGCTAGGTACGTAGTGAATTTACGGTAATACTACTGTAACTGCCCTCGATACAGACTCAGACTGTTGTTGCTATGACGTAGCTAGGTACGTAGTGAATTTACGGTAATACTACTGTAACTGCCCTCGATACAGACTCAGACTGTTGTTGCTATGACGTAGCTAGGTACGTAGTGAATTTACGGTAATACTACTGTAACTGCCCTCGACACAGACTCAGACTGTTGTTGCTATGACGTAGCTAGGTACGTAGTGAATTTACGGTAATACTACTGTAACTGCCCTCGGTACATATCAACGAGTCATTCCTCCGTTTCCATCCGAGCctagttgtttttttgtttgtttttacagtCTCAGAGATTCGTACAGTAACAGTTTGAGAGGACTGTGGGGCCTTTACCACAACACCATCCAACCCCTTCATACAGTACGTAACGACCATACCAAAGACTGAAGCTATACGGAaacagaggaggaacagggagcCAGGGCGTTGTATCtcaatgccaccctattccctaatatagtgcactacttatgaccagaggcCCTATGGGGTTTAGTGTACTAtatcaaacgtagtgcactacatcggcgggagagtgccatttgggactcaacctgCAGGGGAGGctgaggaagggaagggagaagcTGAGAGCACAGaggcagatggagggagagatatggtGTCAGGTGTGGGGCTCGGTGTTACGCTCTCGTTATTTAACCTGCGGTGAATCAGGCAGGTCACAACACATACACTTCGGAGTTTGACGTTTGTCCGGGTCCCTAGGACGTCGGGAGATGCCTTCAATACCGTCCACTAGGGAGTAGTGGTGCGTGGGTAATAGCACTGGGGAAGCCAAGTGTGGGTaatatcactggggaagccaagtgTGGGTAATATCAATGAGGAAGCCACTAGAGGCAGCATGATCACCTATTACCATCCAATAGGCTGGCAGCTTGTTAGACTGTTGTGGTtggggatagatagagggaatGAGGAATAGAGGAACGTCTTGAACTGCTCTTTGACTCAGAGGATCATGGGTTCAATCCCACTGCTAGGCACTTGTTTGAGTTTCAACCTAATTCAAATCTGAACCATTACCTTAAGCGGTCAAAATGAACACCTTAATTACCTTAACCAAGCTTTTTCTCTTGAATACCAAACCTTAACCAGACGGAATTAATGCATAAACGTTGAAATTCGAGATTTAACCGTTAAAACGTTGAATAGTGAAATGAGACAGTGATATCTTGTTGGGTGGATATGTCTGTGGTGTTAACAGACTCTGGTCACTCTGGGTTCTGCCTGTTGTGGCAgataggtaggtgtgtgtgtgtgtgtgtgtgtgtgtgtgtgtgtgtgtgtgtgtgtgtgtgtgtgtgtgtgtgtgtgtgtgtgtgtgtgttgcggctGCAGAGTGTCTACTGCAGGGCCGGCCACAGGAAGACTCTAAGCCCTGCGAGGGAATGAGATAAACATAACACACTTCCCTTTTCACAGCCTGTACAcacccacccatacacacacacagacatacacacacacaaggcctCCCCACAGTACCCTCCTCTCAACACACTCTTACATAAGCCTGACCTCAgaagtactcacacacacacacacagagacacacacacacacgtagacacacacacacacgtagacacacacacacacgtagacacacacacacacacacacacacacacacacacacacacacacacacacacacacacacactctctctctctctctctctctctctctctgtgattgtGTGGCTACCTGAGGTAAGGCGGTAATGCTGCTCAtcgattatgcatgtatgaagtACAAATTGACGCGTTGTTTGTGTTTTAAGAGGAAACAAAATTTTGAACATATTTCACTCTGAAGAAAAAAGGAAACAACACACTgctctgacgaaggctccgacgaaggctctgacgaaggctctgatgacctctgacgaaggctccgacgaaggctctgacgaaggctctgacgaaggctccgaCGAAGGCTCTGATGAAGGCTCCgacgaaggctctgacgaaggctctgacgaaggctccaacgaaggctctgacgaaggctctgatGAGTTCTGACGAAGGCTCTGACAAAGGCTCCgacgaaggctctgacgaaggctccgacgaaggctctgacgaaggctccgaCGAAGGCTCTGATGAAGGCTCTGATGAAGGCTCCGACGAAGGCTCTGATGAAGGCTCTGAtgaaggctctgacgaaggcaCTGACGAAGGCTCCGACGAAGGCTCCGATGAAGGCTCTGATGAAGGCTTTGACGAAGGCTCCGACGAAGGCTCCGACGAAGGCTCCGACGAAGGCTCCGACGAAGGCTCCgacgaaggctctgacgaaggctctgacgaaggctctcacgagggctctgacgaaggctctgacgaaggctctcacgagggctctgacgaaggctctcacGAGGTCTCTGAtgaaggctctgacgaaggctctgacgaaggctctcacgagggctctcacgagggctctgacgaaggctctgacgaaggctctgacgaaggctctcacGAGGGCTTTGAGGAAGGCTCTCACTAGGACTCTGACGAAGGCTCCGACGAAGGCTCTCACGAGGGCTCTGACGAAGTCTCTCACgagggctctgacgaaggctctcacgagggctctgacgaaggctctcacgagggctctgacgaaggctctcacgagggctctgacgaaggctctcacGAAGGCTCTGATGAAGGCTCTCACGAGGGCTCTGACGAAGTCTCTCACGAGGGCTCTGATGAAGGCTCTCACgagggctctgacgaaggctctcacgaaggctctgacgaaggctctgatgagctctgacgaaggctccgaCGAAGGCTCTGACAAAGGCTCTGATGAAGGCTTTGACGAAGGCTCCGACGAAGGCTCTGATGAAGGCTCCgacgaaggctctgacgaaggctctcacgagggctctgacgaaggctctgacgaaggctctcaagagggctctgacgaaggctctcacGAGGTCTCTGATGAAGGCTCTGACGAAGGTTCTGACGAAGGCTCTCACgagggctctgacgaaggctctgacgaaggctctgacgaaggctctcacgagggctctgacgaaggctctcacGAGGACTCTGACGAAGGCTCCGACGAAGGCTCTCACGAGGGTTCTGACGAAGTCTCTCACgagggctctgacgaaggctctcacgagggctctgacgaaggctctcacgagggctctgacgaaggctctcacgagggctctgacgaaggctccgacgaaggctctcacgagggctctgacgaaggctccgaCGAAGGCTCTCACGAGGGCTCCGACGAAGGCTTcgacgaaggccttgaggccgataTATAATCTTATCAaagatactatcaagagcagtgtgaaGTACAAATTGACACGTTGTTTGTGTTTTAAGAGGAAACTAATTTTTAACATATTTCACTCTGAAGAAAAAAGGAAACAACACACTgctctgacgaaggctccgacgaaggctctgacgaaggctctgatgacctctgacgaaggctccgacgaaggctctgacgaaggctctgacgaaggctctgatgagctctgacgaaggctctgacgaaggctctggaaggctctgacgaaggctctgatgagctctgacgaaggctctgacgaaggccgtgacgCCGATATGTAAGCTTATTAAAGAtaatatcaagagcagtgtgcagttCCCTatttccttcatcttgttcaactgTTGCCATGTACCTACAAAAAGATTGACAAGTATCACTCTAACAGACCTTTATTCTCTGCTGATCTGGGGAGCCACAGTCTACCATAGAGATGTAGTGAGAAAACATCAGCCACAGTCTACCATAGAGATGTAGTGAGAAAACATTAGCCACAGTCTACCATAGAGATGTAGTGAGAAAACATCAGCCACAGTCTAccatagagatgtagggagagaacatcagccacagtctaccatagagatgtagtgagaaaacatcagccacagtctaccatagagatgtagggagagaatATCAGCCACAGTCTACCATAGAGATGTAAGGAGAGAGAACATCAAACACAGTCTAccatagagatgtagggagagaacatcagccacagtctaccatagagatgtagggagagaacaTCAAACACAGTCTAccatagagatgtagggagaaAACATCAGCCACAGTCTACCATAGAGATGTAGTGAGAAAACATCAGCCACAGTCTACCATAGAGATGTAAGGAGAGAGAACATCAAACACAGTCTAccatagagatgtagggagagaacatcagccacagtctaccatagagatgtagggagagaacaTCAAACACAGTCTAccatagagatgtagggagaaaacatcagccacagtctaccatagagatgtagggagagaatatcagccacagtctaccatagagatgtagggagagaacatcagccacagtctaccatagagatgtagggagagagaacatcagccacagtctaccatagagatgtagggagagaatATCAGCCACGGTCTACCATggagatgtagggagagaacatcagccacagtctaccatagagatgtagggagagaacatcagccacagtctaccatagagatgtagggagaaAACATCAGCCACAGTCTACCATAGAGATGTAGCGAGATAACATCAGCCACAGTCTAccatagagatgtagggagagaatATCAGCCACGGTCTACCATggagatgtagggagagaacatcagccacagtctaccatagagatgtagggagagaacaTCAGCCACAGTCTACCATAGAGATGTAGCGAGAGAACATCAGCCACAGTTTACCATAGAGATGTAAGGAGAGAGAACATCAAACACAGTCTAccatagagatgtagggagagaacatcagccacagtctaccatagagatgtagggagagaacaTCAAACACAGTCTAccatagagatgtagggagaaaacatcagccacagtctaccatagagatgtagggagagaatatcagccacagtctaccatagagatgtagggagagaacatcagccacagtctaccatagagatgtagggagagaatATCAGCCACGGTCTACCATggagatgtagggagagaacatcagccacagtctaccatagagatgtagggagagaacatcagccacagtctaccatagagatgtagggagaaAACATCAGCCACAGTCTACCATAGAGATGTAGCGAGATAACATCAGCCACAGTCTAccatagagatgtagggagagaatATCAGCCACGGTCTACCATggagatgtagggagagaacatcagccacagtctaccatagagatgtagggagagaacaTCAGCCACAGTCTACCATAGAGATGTAGCGAGAGAACATCAGCCACAGTTTAccatagagatgtagggagagaacatcagccacagtctaccatagagatgtagggagagaacatcagccacagtctaccatagagatgtagagagagaacatcagccacagtctaccatagagatgtagggagagaatATCAGCCACGGTCTAccatagagatgtagggagagaacaTCAGCCACAGTCTACCATAGAGATGAAGGGAGAAAACATCAGCCACAGTCTACCATAGAGATGTATGGAGAGAGAACATCAGCCACAGTCTACCATAGAGATGTAGTGAGAGAAAACATCAGCCACAGTCTCCTGGAGCACTTTTCAGTTAGTTAGCCATTCAAGAAAACGTTTTGTTTCTTGCTATAGCCCTCACTGGCTTTGATATTatttaaaaattattatttaaaaatccCACTCTCAGGGGGGAATATGGGATAGACCCTGTTCGTGACCCCaatctctgagggtgtctcaggggggaaTATGGGATAGACCCTGTCCGTGACCCCaatctctgagggtgtctcaggaggAGTAGGGATAGACCCtgtccgtgaccccactctctgagggtttctcagggggatatgggatagaccctggccgtgacctcACTAACCGAGAGTGTCTCATTGGTAGATGGGATAGACCTTGTCCGTGAccacactctccgagggtgtctcatggGGAGAATGgatagaccctggccgtgaccacactctctgagggtgtctcagggggagatgggatagaccctggccgtgaccacactctctgagggtgtctcatggggagatgggatagaccctggccttgacccaactctctgagggtgtctcatggagatgggatagaccctggccgtgaccacactctccgagggtatctcagggggagatgggatatggagaccctggccgtgaccacactctctgagggtgtctcaggggaagATGGGATAGACCATGGCCGTGAccacactctccgagggtgtctcatggggagatgggatagaccctggccttgaccccactctctgagggtgtctcatggagatgggatagaccctggccgtgaccacactctccgagggtatctcagggggagatgggatatggagaccctggccgtgacccaactctctgagggtgtctcagggggagatgggataggtcctggccgtgaccccactctctgagggtttctgaCGGGGGTGATGGgatagaccctggccgtgaccccactctccttgTGTGTCTCATGGGGAGATGGGATAGATCCtgtccgtgaccccactctcccagGTTGTCTCAGGAGGAGTTGTGATATGGAGACCCTGTCCATGAccacactctctgagggtgtctcagggggagatgggatagatcctggccttgaccccactctcccagggtgtctcagggggagatgggatagacCCTGGCTGTGACTCAACTAAACGAGGGTGTCTCGGGGGAGATGGGATAgcccctggccgtgaccccactaaccgagggtgtctcagggggagatgggatagcccctggccgtgaccccactaacagagggtgtctcagggggagatgggatagaccctgtccgtgaccccactctctgagggtgtctcaggggtaGATGGGATAGATCCTGGCCTTGACCACACTCTCTgaaggtgtctcagggggagatgggatagaccctggctgtgaccccactaaCCGACGTTCtctcagggggagatgggatagaccctgtccgtgaccccactctctgagggtgtctcaggaggAGTTGGGATATGGAGACCCTGGCCGTTACCCCACTCTCTGTGGGTGTCTCATGGAGATGGgatagaccctggccgtgaccacacTCTCCGAGGGTATCTCAGTGGGAGATGGGATATGGAGACCCTGGCCATGAccacactctctgagggtgtctcagggggagatgcGATAGACCCTGGACGTGACCACACTCTCCGAaggtttctcagggggagatgggatagaccctggacgtgaccccactctctgagggtgtctcagggggagatgggataggtcctggccgtgaccccactctctgagggtttctcagggggagatgggatagaccctggccgtgaccccactctccttgTGTGTCTCATGGGGAGATGGGATAGATCCtgtccgtgaccccactctcccagGGTGTCTCAGGAGGAGTTGGGATATGTAGACCCTGTCCTTGAccacactctccgagggtgtctcatggggagatgggatagaccctggctgtgaccccactaaccgagggtgtctcagggagagatgagatagaccctggccgtgaccccactaaccgagggtgtctcagggggagatgggatagaccctggccgtgaccccactaaCCGAGGGTGTCTCATTGGTAGATGGGATAGACCCTGGCAGTGACCatactctccgagggtgtctcatggGGAGATGGGATAGACCCTCTCCGTGACCCCACTAACCGAGGGTGTCTCATGGGGAGAATGgatagaccctggccgtgaccccactctctgagggtgtctcagggggagatgggatagatcctgtccgtgaccccactctctgagggtgtctcagggtagATGGGATAGATCCTGGCCTTGACCACACTCTCTgaaggtgtctcagggggagatgggatagaccctggctgtgaccccactaaccgagggtgtctcagggggagatgggatagaccctggccgtgaccccactaaCCGAAGGTGTCTCATTGGTAGATGGGATAGACCCTGTCCGTGAccacactctccgagggtgtctcatggGGAGAATGgatagaccctggccgtgaccacactctctgagggtgtctcagggggagatgggatagaccctggccgtgaccacacTCTCTTATGGTGTCTCATGGGGAGATGGGATAGAACCTGGCCGTGACCACACTCTCTTATGGTGTCTCATGGGGAGATGGGATAGACCCTGGCcttgaccccactctctgagggtgtctcatggagatgggatagaccctggccgtgaccacactctccgagggtatctcagggggagatgggatatggagaccctggccgtgaccaaactctctgagggtgtatcagggggagatgggatagaccatggccgtgaccacactctccgagggtgtctcatggggagatgggatagaccctggccttgaccccactctctgagggtgtctcatggagatgggatagaccctggccgtgaacccactctctgagggtttctcagggggagatgggatagaccctggccgtgaccccactctccttgTGTGTCTCATGGGGAGATGGGATAGATCCtgtccgtgaccccactctcccagGTTGTCTCAGGAGGAGTTGGGATATggagaccctggccgtgaccccactctctgagggtttctcagggggagatgggatagaccctggccgtgaccccactctccttgTGTGTCTCATGGAGATGGgatagaccctggccgtgaccacactctccgagggtatctcagggggagatgggatatggagaccctggccgtgaccccactctctgagggtgtctcagggggagatgggatagcccctggccgtgaccccactaaccgagggtgtctcagggggagatgggatagaccctgtccatgaccccactctctgagggtgtctcaggggtaGATGGGATAGATCCTGGCCTTGACCACACTCTCTGAAGGTGTCTCAGGGGTAGATGGGATAGACCCtgtccgtgaccccactctctgagggtgtctcagggggagatgggatagaccctgtccgtgaccccactctctgagggtgtctcagggggagatgggatagcccctggccgtgaccccactaaccgagggtgtctcagggggagatgggatagacCCTGTCCGTGACCCCACTAACCTAGGGTGTCTCAGGGGTAGATGGGATAGATCCTGGCCTTGACCACACTCTCTGAAGGTGTCTCAGGGGTAGATGGGATAGACCCTGGCTGTGAACCCACTaaccgagggtgtctcagggggagatgggatagaccctggctgtgaccccactaaccgagggtgtctcagggggagatgggatagaccctggctgtgaccccactaaCCGAAtgtgtctcagggggagatgggatagaccctggccgtgaccccactaaccgagggtgtctcagggggagattagatagaccctggccgtgaccacactctccgagggtgtctcatggGGAGATGGtatagaccctggccgtgaccacactctccgagggtgtctcatggGGAGAATGgatagaccctggccgtgaccccactctcttagggtgtctcagggggagatgggatagaccctggccgtgaccacactctccgagggtttctcagggggagatgCGATAGGTCCTGGCCGTGACCACACTCTACgggggtttctcagggggagatgggatatggagaccctggccgtgaccacactctccgagggtttctcagggggagatgCGATAGGTCCTGGCCGTGAccacactctccgagggtgtctcatggGGAGAATGgatagaccctggccgtgaccacactctccgagggtttctcagggggagatgCGATAGGTCCTGGCCGTGACCACACTCtccgagggtttctcagggggagatgCGATAGGTCCTGGCCGTGACCACACTCTACgggggtttctcagggggagatgggatatggagaccctggccgtgaccacactctccgagggtttctcagggggagatgCGATAGGTCCTGGCCGTGACCACACTCTACgggggtttctcagggggagatgggatatGGAGACCCTGTTCGTGACCACACTCtccgagggtttctcagggggagatgCGATAGGTCCTGGCCGTGACCACACTCtccgagggtttctcagggggagatgCGATAGGTCCTGGCCGTGACCACACTCTATgggggtttctcagggggagatgggataggtcctggccgtgaccacactctccgagggtttctcagggggagatgggatatggagaccctggccgtgaccacactctctgagggtttctcagggggagatgggatatggagaccctggccgtgaccacactctctgagggtgtctcagggggagatgggatagaccctggccgtgaccacacTCTCCGAGAGTTTCTCAGGGGGAGATGCGATAGGTCCTGGCCGTGACCACACTCtccgagggtttctcagggggagatgCGATAGGTCCTGGCCGTGACCACACTCTACaggggtttctcagggggagatgggatatggagaccctggccgtgaccacactctccaagggtttctcagggggagatgggatatggagaccctggccgtgaccacactctccgagggtttctcagggggagatgggatatggagaccctggccgtgaccacactctcctagggtttctcagggggagatgggatatggagaccctggccgtgaccacactctccgagggtgtcccaggggagatgggatagaccctggccgtgaccacactctccgagggtttctcagggggagttgcgATAGGTCCTGGCCGTGACCACACTCTACaggggtttctcagggggagatgggataggtcctggccgtgaccacactctccgagggtttctcagggggggATGCGATAGGTCCTGGCCGTGACCACACTCtccgagggtttctcagggggagatgCGATAGGTCCTGGCCGTGACCACACTCTACgggggtttctcagggggagatgggataggtcctggccgtgaccacactctccgagggtttctcagggggagatgggatatggagaccctggccgtgaccacactctctgagggtttctcagggggagatgggatatggagaccctggccgtgaccacactctctgagggtgtctcagggggagatgggatagaccctggccgtgaccacacTCTCCGAGAGTTTCTCAGGGGGAGATGTGATAGGTCCTGGCCGTGACCACACTCTCCGAGGGTTTGTCAGGGGGAGAAGGGAtctgacaaaaacacatttacaattCACTCATGCGTATTAATACACTTGAACATGAACAAATGTGAAATAGGATAAATATTAGCACCCGTCAAAAaactttaattattattattaagactGAGAGACATTGTTGTTGCTTGTCTCTTTTTTTCAGGTCAGTCACAATGAAACAACATTTCCACTGTTTACTGATAACAAGAGAACACATGACGTGAATGAGACAAGACACTCTGCTGCTTCCGTTGATGCCaaactctcagatcagatacacACTCTGTCTTACCACAACATCAACCATAGATCAGCATCACATAGTTTAGTAACAACTACTGTTGAGACCGGATCacacatttcagttgactgattacggatgactgatgactgatgactgctgactgatgactgatgactgatacCTGATGACTGCTGACTgctgactgatgactgatgactgctgactgatgactgatacctgatgactgatgactgatgactgatgactGCTGACTGATGACTGCTGACTGATACCTgctgactgatgactgatgaGTGCTGATTGATGACTGCTGCTGACTGCTGACTGCTGACTGATACCTgctgactgatgactgatgaGTGCTGACTGATGACTGCTgctgactgatgactgatgactgatgactGCTGACTGCTGACTGATACCTGATGACTGCTGACTGATGACTGCTTACTGCTTACTgctgactgatgactgatgactGCTGACTGCTGACTGATACCTGATGACTGCTGACTGATACCTGATGACTGATGGCTGCTTACTGATACCTGCTGACTGCTGACTGATATCTGCTGACTGATACCTGCTGACTGATACCTGCTGACTGATACCTGATGACTGATACCTGCTGACAGTTACCTGCTGACTAATAACCGATGACAGATACTTGCTGACTGATACCTGCTGACTGATACCTGCTGACTGATACCTgctgactgatgactgatgactgatatcTGCTGACAGATACCTGCTGACTGATACCTGTATACCGATGACTGATGGCTGATACCTGCTGACTGATGTCTGCTGACTGATGTCTGCTGACTGATACCTGCTGACTG
This sequence is a window from Oncorhynchus clarkii lewisi isolate Uvic-CL-2024 chromosome 26, UVic_Ocla_1.0, whole genome shotgun sequence. Protein-coding genes within it:
- the LOC139384613 gene encoding uncharacterized protein translates to MHAPTKALTKALTKAPTKALMKAPTKALTKALTKAPTKALTKALMSSDEGSDKGSDEGSDEGSDEGSDEGSDEGSDEGSDEGSDEGSDEGSDEGSDEGTDEGSDEGSDEGSDEGFDEGSDEGSDEGSDEGSDEGSDEGSDEGSDEGSHEGSDEGSDEGSHEGSDEGSHEVSDEGSDEGSDEGSHEGSHEGSDEGSDEGSDEGSHEGFEEGSH